In one window of Paucidesulfovibrio gracilis DSM 16080 DNA:
- a CDS encoding glycosyltransferase family protein, translating to MKDHYDVAAAGFGPPSAVYPEHIVVQGHPNSLAFKAIQASRLKLGRFEAYYWSQTPIKDAYRKLHGRIFQTIVANDLSSLPLAVTLAAESHARLILDVHEYEPGHFDGHWLFDFFFKPLWEYIARKYLPAVDSMSTVCEGIAALYQKEFSVQPKVITNAPFRSPLPPSEVQPKQIRIVHHGICNAHRQLEAMVSMARMLSPRFRLDLMLVKTDEGSYAKIRRQARMAENIALLAPVPYEDIVPTLNSYDMGLCMFPPSTPTLQFALPNKFFEFLQAGLAVCSWPSPEIRNIIERHQCGIVAEAYTAAAMAQAVESLSAHDIAAMKHRSRKASAEHCAENNQAAFLRMVRGES from the coding sequence TTGAAGGACCACTACGATGTGGCCGCCGCCGGGTTCGGTCCGCCAAGCGCCGTGTATCCCGAACACATTGTGGTGCAAGGCCATCCCAACTCTTTGGCGTTTAAGGCGATCCAGGCGAGCAGGCTGAAATTGGGTCGCTTTGAAGCCTATTACTGGTCGCAAACTCCGATAAAGGATGCCTATCGAAAGCTACACGGCCGAATCTTTCAAACGATCGTAGCCAACGATCTTTCCAGCCTTCCCCTTGCTGTCACACTTGCCGCTGAATCCCATGCCCGCCTGATACTTGACGTTCACGAATACGAACCCGGGCATTTTGACGGGCATTGGCTGTTCGACTTTTTTTTCAAACCGCTATGGGAATACATCGCCCGAAAATATCTGCCCGCAGTGGACAGCATGTCCACTGTTTGTGAAGGGATCGCCGCGCTCTACCAAAAAGAATTCTCCGTGCAGCCGAAGGTTATCACCAACGCTCCATTCCGAAGTCCTCTCCCCCCTTCCGAGGTCCAACCAAAACAAATCCGCATTGTTCACCACGGCATTTGCAACGCCCATAGGCAGCTGGAGGCAATGGTCAGCATGGCTCGAATGCTGTCCCCCCGTTTTCGGCTGGACCTGATGCTGGTGAAGACGGATGAAGGCTCATACGCCAAGATTCGTAGACAGGCGCGGATGGCCGAAAATATTGCCTTGCTTGCCCCTGTTCCCTATGAGGACATCGTCCCCACCCTCAACAGTTACGACATGGGGCTGTGCATGTTCCCGCCCAGCACGCCAACGCTTCAATTCGCCCTGCCCAATAAATTTTTTGAATTTCTCCAGGCAGGGCTCGCTGTCTGTTCCTGGCCCTCTCCTGAAATCCGAAACATCATTGAACGGCACCAATGCGGCATTGTTGCTGAAGCGTATACTGCGGCGGCAATGGCCCAAGCTGTCGAATCGCTTTCGGCTCACGACATTGCCGCCATGAAGCATCGCAGCCGAAAAGCCTCGGCCGAGCATTGTGCGGAAAATAACCAGGCAGCCTTTTTACGGATGGTGCGTGGGGAATCCTAA
- a CDS encoding glycosyltransferase family protein: MKSAIVLGVHPFAVSHSRTGIQHMAMGLAERGVSVDYLSVPASPFDLIGQARRQRLIRYLRHAGNSPNMRPASGLHEFTFFSMIPIHSLFVPHQFMLHGVHGLAPRWLQKKEYGLCLHDVGPTMAYLPKIKSEKTVLRLNDGPRAFATLPICLVRELEKRISEGWYDEIWAVSTPLVEHVNEKLHSPSRVRLIPNGGPDQSSGIAGPAALHVKRAVCLGSYSDWLDPTLVLKAAALLPDWEFHFVGAGYERFADSDNVRFLAPVDYADVPRLLRNYSVGLLPYKDDSQHMRYVHRPLKFYEYYACGLGVAAADVGGLREGLGEMASYGRNPEEFAQAVLESVGRAGAVSADERRRFLEQNSWAARMDAMWNALEALGFPTHHP; encoded by the coding sequence ATGAAGTCAGCAATTGTTCTTGGTGTGCATCCGTTTGCGGTTTCGCATTCCAGAACGGGCATACAACATATGGCGATGGGGCTTGCTGAGCGTGGGGTTTCCGTGGATTATCTCTCGGTTCCCGCTTCGCCGTTCGACCTTATCGGTCAGGCACGGCGGCAGCGGCTGATCAGATATTTGCGGCACGCGGGCAACAGTCCCAATATGCGTCCGGCTTCCGGTCTACATGAATTTACTTTTTTTTCCATGATTCCCATTCACTCCTTGTTTGTCCCACACCAATTCATGCTGCACGGCGTGCACGGGTTGGCCCCTCGTTGGCTCCAGAAAAAAGAGTACGGCTTGTGCCTTCATGATGTTGGACCAACCATGGCATATCTCCCTAAAATAAAGTCTGAAAAAACTGTGCTCCGGCTCAATGACGGGCCGAGAGCCTTTGCGACCTTGCCTATATGCCTGGTCAGGGAGTTGGAAAAGCGCATTTCAGAGGGATGGTATGATGAGATTTGGGCCGTTTCGACACCGCTGGTCGAGCATGTGAATGAAAAACTCCATTCTCCATCACGAGTCCGTCTGATTCCGAATGGTGGGCCTGATCAGTCTTCCGGAATCGCTGGGCCGGCAGCCTTGCATGTAAAGCGGGCCGTTTGCCTGGGGAGTTACTCGGACTGGCTGGATCCGACGTTGGTGCTCAAGGCGGCAGCCCTCCTCCCTGATTGGGAGTTTCATTTTGTCGGCGCCGGGTATGAGCGGTTTGCCGATTCGGACAACGTTCGGTTTCTTGCACCCGTCGATTATGCCGACGTACCAAGGCTCTTGCGGAACTATTCCGTGGGGCTGTTGCCGTATAAGGATGATTCACAGCATATGCGGTATGTCCACCGGCCGCTGAAGTTTTATGAGTATTATGCGTGCGGACTGGGCGTGGCCGCAGCGGATGTCGGCGGCCTGCGCGAAGGGCTTGGAGAGATGGCGAGTTATGGACGCAACCCCGAAGAATTTGCCCAGGCCGTGCTGGAAAGCGTTGGACGAGCAGGAGCGGTCAGCGCGGATGAGAGGCGGCGGTTTCTAGAGCAAAACAGTTGGGCTGCACGGATGGATGCGATGTGGAATGCACTGGAGGCGTTAGGATTCCCCACGCACCATCCGTAA